The following coding sequences are from one Kosakonia sp. H02 window:
- a CDS encoding MFS transporter: MTISSVLRTQDKIGYGLGDMASALVWQTATLFLAYFYTDVFGLPAAIMGTMFLVVRIIDAFVDPCIGALVDRTQTRHGRFRPWLLWFAIPFGVSCVITFYVPDVGATGKIIYACVTYAILSFIYSAINVPYCAMPGALTMDPHERHSLQSWRFGLSFIGGLIVTVIALPLVAHLGDGNVQKGYFYAMSMMGVLGILLFFGCFFMTRERFTPRNDTSGSIFSDLKLLAANSQWRIVFLFNILLLTAVVTRGSATMYYVKYVLQRPEMVFTFIVSGMIAALTGALLSARLLGKFDRVRAYQWTIITFVIFAALIFIIPPTQVWLIFALNIVFSFIQNLTTPLQWTMFSDVVDYEEHRSGRRLDGLVFSTALFAIKFGLALGGAVVGWILGAVDYIPNQAQQTATVLNTINALFTLIPCLLFICMVLLLTRYKLNSSVADNIAQALLRKRGDNHSATVPEASPDISNPGVTR, encoded by the coding sequence ATGACAATTTCCTCTGTCCTGCGTACTCAAGACAAAATAGGCTATGGCCTCGGAGATATGGCGAGTGCACTGGTCTGGCAAACGGCAACGCTATTTCTCGCTTATTTTTATACCGATGTGTTTGGCTTACCCGCTGCGATCATGGGGACCATGTTTTTAGTGGTTCGTATTATCGATGCGTTTGTTGATCCCTGTATCGGTGCGCTGGTGGATCGCACACAAACCCGGCATGGCCGTTTTCGCCCGTGGCTATTATGGTTTGCCATTCCGTTTGGCGTCAGTTGCGTTATCACCTTCTATGTGCCGGACGTCGGCGCGACGGGCAAAATTATTTATGCCTGCGTCACTTATGCCATTCTCAGTTTTATCTATTCCGCTATTAACGTCCCGTACTGCGCCATGCCGGGCGCGCTGACGATGGATCCTCACGAGCGGCATTCGCTGCAATCCTGGCGCTTTGGCCTGTCATTTATTGGTGGATTGATTGTTACGGTGATTGCGCTGCCGCTGGTGGCTCACCTTGGTGATGGCAACGTGCAAAAAGGCTATTTCTACGCCATGAGCATGATGGGCGTACTCGGTATTCTTCTTTTCTTCGGCTGCTTCTTTATGACCCGCGAGCGTTTTACGCCGCGTAATGATACCTCCGGGTCGATATTCAGCGATCTCAAACTGCTGGCGGCAAACAGCCAGTGGCGCATTGTTTTCCTGTTTAATATTTTGCTGTTAACCGCCGTGGTAACGCGCGGGTCGGCAACCATGTATTACGTCAAATATGTATTACAACGCCCGGAGATGGTGTTTACCTTTATTGTTTCGGGAATGATTGCCGCGCTGACAGGCGCATTATTATCGGCACGCTTATTGGGGAAATTCGATCGCGTTCGCGCTTATCAGTGGACAATTATTACTTTCGTGATCTTTGCGGCGCTGATTTTTATCATCCCGCCGACTCAGGTGTGGCTTATTTTTGCCCTTAATATTGTGTTCAGTTTTATTCAAAACCTGACCACGCCGCTACAGTGGACCATGTTCTCCGATGTGGTGGATTACGAAGAGCATCGCAGCGGGCGACGCCTGGATGGCCTGGTCTTTTCCACGGCGTTATTCGCCATCAAATTTGGCCTTGCGCTGGGTGGCGCAGTGGTGGGGTGGATCCTCGGCGCCGTCGATTACATTCCCAACCAGGCTCAACAAACTGCCACTGTACTGAACACCATCAACGCGCTGTTCACCCTGATCCCGTGCCTGCTATTTATCTGCATGGTGCTGCTGTTAACCCGCTACAAACTGAACAGCAGCGTTGCCGACAACATCGCTCAAGCGTTGTTGCGTAAACGTGGTGACAACCACAGCGCCACCGTGCCAGAGGCTTCCCCGGATATCAGTAACCCAGGAGTTACCCGATGA
- the ydiK gene encoding AI-2E family transporter YdiK: MVDIRQSRDVPQLMLSVLFLAIMIIACLWVVQPFILGFAWAGTVVIATWPLLLRLQRVLFGRRSLAVLAMMLLLILLFIIPVALLVNSLVDSSGPVIHAITTGVSSPPDLVWLNSIPLVGAKLYAGWHSLLDMGGSAIMAKLRPYVGATTTWFVGQAAHIGRFMLHCGLMLLFSALLYWRGEQVAKGIRHFAARLAAERGDAAVLLAGQAIRAVALGVVVTALVQAILGGIGLAISGVPYATLFTVLMLMTCLIQIGPLLVLVPAIIWLYWSGDSTWGTVLLVWSCVVATLDNFIRPVLIRLGADLPLILILSGVIGGLVAFGMIGLFIGPVLLAVSWRLFSAWVNEVPEPSTPTDNALSEVHDLDDPA, encoded by the coding sequence ATGGTTGATATACGTCAGTCCAGGGATGTGCCGCAATTGATGCTGTCGGTACTGTTTTTAGCAATCATGATTATTGCCTGTCTGTGGGTTGTGCAGCCTTTCATCCTCGGCTTTGCCTGGGCGGGCACGGTGGTGATCGCCACATGGCCACTTTTACTGCGTCTTCAGCGGGTGCTGTTTGGCCGTCGTTCGCTGGCGGTTCTGGCGATGATGCTGCTGCTGATCCTGCTGTTTATCATCCCGGTTGCCCTGTTGGTTAATAGCCTGGTTGACTCCAGCGGCCCGGTTATCCATGCCATTACTACCGGCGTTTCGTCTCCGCCTGATTTGGTATGGCTGAACAGCATTCCACTGGTCGGCGCAAAACTGTACGCGGGCTGGCATAGCCTGCTGGATATGGGCGGCAGCGCGATTATGGCGAAGCTGCGCCCCTATGTCGGCGCCACCACAACGTGGTTTGTCGGCCAGGCCGCACATATCGGGCGATTTATGCTGCACTGCGGCCTGATGCTGCTGTTCAGCGCCCTCCTGTACTGGCGCGGAGAGCAGGTGGCTAAAGGCATCCGTCATTTTGCGGCTCGCCTGGCGGCTGAGCGCGGTGATGCCGCGGTACTGCTGGCCGGACAAGCGATTCGCGCAGTCGCGCTGGGCGTTGTGGTCACCGCGCTGGTGCAAGCGATACTGGGCGGTATCGGGCTGGCGATTTCCGGTGTCCCTTACGCCACGCTGTTCACTGTGCTGATGTTAATGACCTGTCTGATACAGATTGGCCCGTTATTGGTGCTGGTGCCTGCCATCATCTGGCTTTACTGGAGCGGTGATTCCACATGGGGCACGGTATTGCTGGTATGGAGTTGCGTGGTAGCCACGCTGGATAACTTTATTCGCCCGGTGCTGATTCGTCTGGGGGCAGATTTGCCGCTGATCCTCATTCTCTCCGGCGTCATTGGCGGGCTGGTCGCATTCGGAATGATTGGGTTGTTTATCGGCCCGGTGTTACTGGCGGTCTCCTGGCGTCTTTTCTCCGCCTGGGTGAATGAAGTGCCGGAACCCTCGACGCCAACTGATAATGCCCTCAGCGAAGTACATGATTTAGACGATCCCGCCTGA
- the ppsA gene encoding phosphoenolpyruvate synthase, which translates to MSNNGSSPLVLWYDQLGMNDVDRVGGKNASLGEMITNLSGMGVSVPNGFATTADAFNQFLEQSGLNQRIYALLDNTDIDDVSELAKAGTQIRQWIVDTPFQPELEKAVHEAYAKLSEDDAQASFAVRSSATAEDMPDASFAGQQETFLNVQGYDAVLVAIKHVFASLFNDRAISYRVHQGYDHRGVALSAGVQRMVRSDIASSGVMFSIDTESGFDQVVFITSAWGLGEMVVQGAVNPDEFYVHKPTLAADRPAIVRRTMGSKKIRMVYAPTQEHGKQVQIEDVPQDDRDRFSLTDDEVQALAKQAVQIEKHYGRPMDIEWAKDGHTGKLFIVQARPETVRSRGQVMERYTLHAQGKIISEGRAIGHRIGAGTVKVIHDISEMNLIQPGDVLVTDMTDPDWEPIMKKAAAIVTNRGGRTCHAAIIARELGIPAVVGCGDATDRIKTGEKVTVSCAEGDTGYVYADLLDFSVKSSSVDTMPDLPLKIMMNVGNPDRAFDFACLPNEGVGLARLEFIINRMIGVHPRALLEFDDQEPKLQNEIREMMKGFDSPVEFYVGRLTEGISTLGAAFWPKRVIVRLSDFKSNEYANLVGGERYEPEEENPMLGFRGAGRYVADSFRDCFALECEAVKRVRNEMGLTNVEIMIPFVRTVEQAKAVVDELARQGLKRGENGLKIIMMCEIPSNALLAEQFLEHFDGFSIGSNDMTQLALGLDRDSGVVSELFDERNDAVKALLSMAIRAAKKQGKYVGICGQGPSDHEDFAAWLMEEGIDSLSLNPDTVVQTWLSLAELKK; encoded by the coding sequence ATGTCCAACAATGGCTCGTCTCCGCTGGTGCTTTGGTATGACCAACTCGGCATGAATGATGTAGACAGAGTTGGGGGCAAAAATGCCTCCCTGGGTGAAATGATTACTAATCTGTCCGGCATGGGGGTCTCCGTGCCAAACGGATTTGCGACCACCGCCGACGCGTTTAATCAATTCCTCGAACAAAGCGGATTAAACCAGCGCATTTACGCATTACTGGATAATACCGACATCGACGACGTTTCCGAACTGGCAAAAGCCGGGACGCAGATCCGCCAGTGGATTGTGGATACGCCTTTCCAGCCGGAACTGGAAAAAGCTGTTCATGAAGCCTATGCAAAATTGTCAGAAGATGACGCGCAGGCCTCGTTTGCCGTGCGCTCATCAGCGACGGCAGAAGATATGCCGGATGCCTCCTTTGCCGGGCAGCAGGAAACCTTTCTCAATGTGCAGGGCTACGACGCCGTTCTGGTGGCGATAAAACATGTCTTTGCTTCTCTCTTCAACGACCGCGCTATCTCCTATCGCGTACATCAGGGCTATGACCACCGTGGCGTAGCGCTCTCTGCGGGCGTGCAGCGTATGGTGCGCTCAGATATCGCTTCGTCCGGCGTGATGTTCTCTATCGATACTGAATCCGGTTTTGATCAGGTGGTGTTTATTACTTCCGCCTGGGGCCTGGGCGAAATGGTGGTGCAGGGCGCGGTGAACCCGGACGAGTTTTATGTCCATAAACCGACGCTGGCCGCCGATCGTCCGGCCATCGTGCGCCGCACAATGGGCTCGAAAAAAATCCGCATGGTCTATGCACCGACCCAGGAACATGGCAAGCAGGTGCAAATTGAAGATGTGCCGCAGGACGATCGCGACCGCTTCTCCCTGACCGATGATGAAGTGCAGGCGCTGGCAAAACAGGCCGTACAGATTGAAAAACATTATGGTCGTCCGATGGATATCGAATGGGCGAAAGATGGCCATACCGGCAAACTGTTCATTGTGCAGGCGCGCCCGGAAACCGTGCGTTCGCGCGGCCAGGTGATGGAACGCTACACGCTGCATGCGCAGGGCAAAATCATCTCCGAAGGTCGCGCCATCGGTCATCGTATCGGCGCGGGTACGGTAAAAGTTATCCACGATATCAGCGAAATGAACCTTATCCAGCCGGGCGATGTGCTGGTCACCGACATGACCGACCCGGACTGGGAACCGATCATGAAAAAAGCCGCAGCGATTGTCACCAACCGTGGCGGGCGTACCTGCCATGCGGCGATTATCGCCCGTGAACTCGGCATTCCGGCGGTAGTCGGTTGTGGCGACGCCACCGATCGCATTAAAACCGGCGAGAAAGTCACGGTCTCCTGCGCCGAAGGGGATACTGGTTATGTCTATGCCGACCTGCTGGATTTCAGCGTGAAAAGCTCCAGCGTCGATACCATGCCGGATCTGCCGCTGAAAATTATGATGAACGTGGGTAACCCCGATCGCGCGTTTGACTTTGCCTGCTTGCCGAATGAAGGCGTAGGTCTGGCGCGCCTGGAATTTATCATCAACCGCATGATCGGCGTGCACCCGCGCGCGCTGCTGGAGTTTGATGACCAGGAGCCGAAACTGCAAAACGAAATCCGCGAGATGATGAAAGGCTTTGACTCGCCGGTTGAGTTTTACGTTGGCCGCCTGACAGAAGGGATTTCAACGCTGGGCGCGGCGTTCTGGCCAAAACGCGTGATTGTGCGTTTGTCAGATTTCAAATCGAACGAGTACGCGAATCTGGTCGGCGGCGAGCGCTATGAACCGGAAGAAGAGAACCCGATGCTCGGTTTCCGCGGTGCAGGTCGCTATGTGGCAGACAGCTTCCGCGATTGCTTCGCCCTTGAATGTGAAGCGGTAAAACGCGTGCGTAACGAGATGGGGCTGACCAACGTGGAGATCATGATCCCGTTTGTGCGTACCGTTGAGCAGGCGAAAGCGGTGGTGGACGAGCTGGCGCGTCAGGGCCTGAAGCGCGGCGAAAACGGGCTGAAAATCATCATGATGTGTGAGATTCCGTCGAACGCGCTGCTGGCGGAGCAGTTCCTCGAACATTTTGATGGTTTCTCCATCGGCTCTAACGATATGACGCAACTGGCGCTCGGTCTCGACCGCGACTCCGGCGTGGTGTCAGAACTGTTCGACGAGCGTAACGACGCGGTGAAAGCGCTGCTGTCCATGGCTATCCGCGCGGCGAAAAAACAGGGTAAATACGTCGGTATTTGTGGGCAGGGGCCGTCGGATCACGAGGATTTTGCCGCGTGGTTGATGGAGGAGGGAATCGATAGCCTCTCTCTGAACCCGGACACCGTGGTGCAGACCTGGCTGAGTCTTGCCGAACTGAAAAAATAA
- a CDS encoding glycoside hydrolase family 3 N-terminal domain-containing protein, whose translation MTTIYKDANRPVAERVADLLARMTPEEKFAQMHALWLVLSQEGDHRERTDLSDEFAGVSAQDALAERLKRGIGQITRPLGTHIVDAKSGVRAANRLQKTLMEETRLGIPALFHEECLVGLLCKDATLFPSSLNYGSTWDPALVKRAAQQIGEEARSTGCKQGLAPVLDVSRDVRWGRTEETFGEDPWLVGVMACAYVEGLQGEKRDMLATLKHYVGHSFSEGARNHAPVHLGFCELNDTFLLPFEMAVKLANAGSVMPAYHDIDNQPGHSDHFLLTTVLREQWGFDGLIVADYGGVSLLHQHHGVTHDAAESAALAFNAGLDVELPKDDCARHLAQAVERGLISMQKVDEIVARVLAVKFHLGLFEQPYSDEQGIALQSAKTRQVARDVATRSLTLLENNGILPLSGTPNVAVIGPTADDPLALLSGYSFPVHLIISDMLEETSQVTTPLAALRQTLGEGNVRYAKGCHIIEKRMAGAPVFPGDTSGKPMQQSPVSTDLSLIPEAVRVAQQSEVIIACVGDLAGLFQSGTVGEGSDTDSLTLPGVQQQLLQALVETGKPVIVVMTGGRPYNLQGLETKVAAWLMAWAPGQEGGWAVADVLTGRAEPQGRLVVSVPKSAGAMPYYYNHKLKSGGTPFAFHFGSRYPFGYGKSWTQFAYAAPELLTPEVAIDGEIALRVQVTNTGERSGSEVVQLYVRDKVASMVRPVQELKAFQRVALNPGETAALTFTLPVDMLNFTRRDGQRIVEPGEFELQVGASSADIRGRVTVQVSGETRVLPSAWRMMSHCEVNR comes from the coding sequence ATGACCACAATCTATAAAGACGCAAACCGCCCCGTTGCCGAGCGTGTGGCGGATCTTCTTGCCCGTATGACGCCGGAAGAGAAATTCGCCCAGATGCACGCCCTGTGGCTGGTGCTCTCGCAAGAGGGCGATCACCGCGAACGAACCGATCTCAGTGATGAGTTTGCCGGTGTGAGTGCGCAAGACGCGCTGGCTGAGCGGCTTAAACGGGGCATAGGGCAAATAACCCGCCCGCTGGGAACGCATATTGTTGATGCGAAAAGCGGCGTGCGCGCCGCCAACCGGCTGCAAAAAACGCTGATGGAAGAGACGCGCCTCGGCATCCCGGCGCTGTTCCATGAAGAGTGCCTGGTCGGCTTACTGTGCAAAGATGCCACCCTGTTTCCCTCTTCCCTGAATTACGGTTCCACCTGGGATCCGGCGCTCGTTAAACGCGCAGCGCAGCAGATTGGCGAGGAAGCGCGTTCCACCGGGTGTAAACAAGGCCTGGCTCCGGTGCTGGATGTCTCACGCGATGTGCGCTGGGGGCGAACTGAAGAGACATTTGGCGAAGATCCGTGGCTGGTCGGGGTAATGGCCTGCGCCTATGTTGAGGGCCTCCAGGGCGAGAAGCGCGATATGCTGGCAACGCTCAAGCACTATGTCGGCCACTCCTTTAGCGAGGGCGCGCGTAATCATGCGCCGGTCCACCTCGGTTTTTGCGAATTAAACGATACCTTCCTGTTGCCGTTTGAGATGGCGGTAAAACTCGCCAACGCCGGTTCGGTGATGCCGGCTTATCACGATATCGATAATCAGCCGGGCCATAGCGATCATTTTCTGCTCACCACCGTGTTGCGTGAGCAGTGGGGCTTTGACGGTCTCATTGTTGCCGATTACGGCGGCGTCAGTTTGCTGCACCAACATCACGGCGTGACGCACGATGCCGCTGAATCTGCGGCGCTGGCCTTTAACGCCGGGCTGGATGTGGAACTACCAAAAGATGATTGCGCGCGCCATCTGGCGCAGGCCGTGGAGCGCGGGTTGATTTCGATGCAGAAAGTGGACGAAATTGTGGCCCGCGTGCTGGCGGTAAAATTCCACCTCGGCCTGTTTGAACAACCCTATAGCGATGAGCAGGGCATTGCGCTGCAATCAGCGAAGACGCGGCAAGTGGCGCGTGACGTCGCTACCCGTTCGCTGACGCTGCTGGAAAACAACGGCATTCTGCCCTTAAGCGGTACACCAAACGTGGCGGTCATCGGCCCGACCGCCGACGATCCGCTGGCGTTACTGAGCGGCTACAGCTTCCCGGTACATCTGATAATCAGCGATATGCTGGAAGAGACCTCGCAGGTCACTACGCCGCTGGCGGCGTTACGCCAGACGCTGGGTGAAGGCAACGTTCGCTATGCGAAAGGCTGCCACATTATTGAAAAACGCATGGCGGGCGCACCGGTCTTTCCGGGTGATACTTCGGGTAAACCGATGCAACAATCGCCCGTATCAACCGATTTGAGTTTGATCCCGGAAGCCGTGCGTGTGGCGCAACAAAGCGAGGTCATTATTGCCTGTGTGGGCGATCTCGCCGGCTTGTTTCAGAGCGGGACGGTGGGTGAGGGCTCGGATACCGATAGCCTGACGCTGCCGGGGGTTCAGCAACAATTACTGCAAGCGCTGGTGGAAACCGGTAAGCCGGTGATTGTGGTGATGACCGGCGGTCGCCCCTATAACCTGCAAGGGCTGGAAACGAAAGTAGCCGCGTGGTTAATGGCGTGGGCGCCAGGTCAGGAGGGCGGCTGGGCGGTTGCCGATGTGCTCACCGGGCGGGCGGAGCCGCAGGGGCGGCTGGTGGTCAGCGTGCCGAAAAGCGCCGGGGCGATGCCCTATTACTACAACCACAAACTGAAAAGTGGCGGCACGCCGTTTGCCTTCCATTTTGGTTCGCGCTACCCCTTCGGTTACGGAAAAAGCTGGACGCAGTTCGCGTACGCTGCGCCTGAATTACTGACCCCGGAAGTGGCGATTGACGGCGAAATCGCGTTGCGTGTGCAGGTGACAAATACCGGTGAGCGCAGCGGCAGTGAAGTGGTGCAGCTCTACGTGCGCGATAAAGTCGCGTCGATGGTGCGGCCGGTGCAGGAGTTAAAAGCTTTCCAGCGCGTGGCGTTAAACCCCGGTGAAACGGCGGCGCTGACCTTCACCTTACCGGTCGATATGCTTAATTTCACCCGACGCGACGGGCAACGCATTGTCGAGCCGGGGGAGTTTGAGTTGCAGGTGGGCGCATCGTCGGCGGATATTCGTGGGCGTGTGACGGTGCAGGTCTCCGGGGAGACGCGCGTGTTGCCATCAGCGTGGCGAATGATGAGTCATTGTGAAGTAAACCGTTAA
- the aroH gene encoding 3-deoxy-7-phosphoheptulonate synthase AroH, whose amino-acid sequence MNKTDELRTARIDSLVTPAELALRYPVSPEVAERVTASRRRIEKILNGEDRRLLVIIGPCSIHDLDAAMDYARRLQTLRTQHHAQLEIVMRTYFEKPRTVVGWKGLISDPDLNGSYRVNHGIELARKLLLQVNELGVPTATEFLDMVTGQFIADLISWGAIGARTTESQIHREMASALSCPVGFKNGTDGNTRIAVDAIRASRASHMFLSPDKTGQMTIYQTSGNPYGHIIMRGGKTPNYHAQDIANACDTLHEFGLPEHLVVDFSHGNCQKQHRRQLDVCDDICTQIRNGSTAIAGVMAESFLQEGTQKIVNGQPLVYGQSITDPCLSWDDSELLLEKLAAAVATRL is encoded by the coding sequence ATGAACAAAACTGATGAACTTCGCACTGCGCGTATTGATAGCCTGGTGACGCCTGCGGAGCTGGCGCTGCGCTATCCTGTCAGCCCGGAGGTTGCGGAGCGGGTCACCGCGTCCCGCCGACGCATTGAAAAAATCCTGAATGGCGAAGATCGCCGATTGCTGGTGATTATTGGCCCCTGCTCTATTCACGATCTTGATGCGGCCATGGATTATGCGCGCCGCCTGCAAACACTTCGCACTCAGCATCATGCGCAGTTAGAAATCGTGATGCGTACCTACTTTGAAAAACCACGTACCGTGGTCGGCTGGAAAGGGTTAATTTCCGATCCGGATCTCAACGGCAGCTATAGGGTTAACCACGGCATTGAACTGGCGCGTAAGTTGCTGCTACAGGTCAACGAACTGGGCGTGCCCACGGCAACAGAATTTCTCGATATGGTGACCGGCCAGTTTATTGCCGATCTGATTAGCTGGGGTGCCATTGGCGCACGCACGACCGAAAGTCAGATCCACCGTGAAATGGCCTCGGCGCTCTCCTGCCCGGTCGGCTTTAAAAACGGCACCGATGGCAATACACGCATCGCGGTAGATGCGATCCGCGCCTCGCGCGCCAGCCATATGTTCCTCTCGCCGGATAAAACCGGGCAGATGACTATTTACCAGACCAGCGGTAACCCATACGGCCATATCATTATGCGCGGCGGTAAAACGCCCAATTATCATGCGCAAGATATCGCTAATGCCTGCGACACGCTGCATGAATTCGGCCTGCCGGAACATCTGGTGGTGGATTTTAGTCATGGCAACTGTCAGAAGCAGCATCGCCGCCAGCTGGACGTTTGTGACGATATTTGTACGCAAATCCGTAACGGTTCAACGGCGATTGCCGGCGTGATGGCGGAAAGTTTCCTGCAAGAAGGAACGCAAAAAATCGTTAATGGCCAGCCACTGGTTTATGGGCAATCCATTACTGACCCTTGCCTGAGCTGGGATGATAGCGAACTGCTGCTGGAAAAACTGGCGGCAGCCGTCGCCACCCGCCTGTGA
- a CDS encoding pyruvate, water dikinase regulatory protein, translated as MDSSVDRHVFYISDGTAITAEVLGHAVMSQFPVAVSSITLPFVENESRARAVKEQIDALYQQTGNRPLVFYSIVIPEIRAIILQSEGFCQDIVQALVAPLQQELKLDPTPIAHRTHGLNPGNLIKYDARIAAIDYTLAHDDGISLRNLDQAQVILLGVSRCGKTPTSLYLAMQFGIRAANYPFIADDMDNLTLPAALKPLQHKLFGLTINPERLAAIREERRENSRYASLRQCRMEVAEVEALYRKNQIPCLNSTNYSVEEIATKMLDIMGLNRRMY; from the coding sequence ATGGACAGTTCTGTAGATCGCCACGTTTTTTATATTTCCGATGGAACCGCTATCACCGCTGAAGTATTAGGCCATGCGGTCATGTCACAATTCCCGGTGGCCGTAAGCAGCATCACCCTGCCGTTCGTGGAAAATGAGAGCCGCGCCCGTGCCGTGAAAGAGCAGATAGACGCGCTCTATCAACAAACCGGTAACCGCCCGCTGGTTTTTTACTCGATTGTGATCCCGGAAATTCGCGCCATTATTTTACAAAGCGAAGGGTTTTGTCAGGATATCGTGCAGGCGCTGGTGGCTCCGCTTCAGCAGGAATTAAAACTTGATCCGACGCCGATTGCGCATCGTACACACGGCCTGAACCCAGGCAATTTAATCAAATATGACGCGCGGATTGCGGCAATTGATTACACCCTGGCGCATGACGATGGTATTTCGTTGCGTAATCTCGATCAGGCACAAGTGATTTTGCTGGGCGTTTCACGCTGCGGTAAAACGCCAACCAGCCTCTATCTGGCAATGCAATTTGGTATTCGTGCGGCAAATTATCCCTTTATTGCCGATGACATGGATAACCTTACCCTTCCCGCTGCGTTGAAGCCGTTGCAGCATAAGCTTTTTGGTCTGACCATTAATCCGGAGCGTCTGGCGGCCATTCGCGAAGAGCGACGAGAAAATAGCCGTTATGCATCGTTACGCCAGTGCCGCATGGAAGTGGCGGAAGTGGAAGCGCTTTACCGCAAAAACCAGATCCCGTGCCTGAACAGTACTAACTACTCTGTCGAAGAAATCGCCACCAAGATGCTCGATATTATGGGGCTGAATCGCCGCATGTACTAA